Sequence from the Rhodanobacteraceae bacterium genome:
ACCGATGGCGTCTACGCCCGCGATCTGTCTGCGCCCGGGCCCTTGTTGAAGCTGCTGGCGCGCGACGATGCGGTTCCTGATCCGAACAACATTCTGTACAACAATCTGCCGGCGGCCTTTCTGGAATTTCCGTCCACGCCACGCATTGATGCGGGCTCCAGCCTGATCGCCACGCGCGGGCAACATCAGCCGGTGTGGTCTTTCCTGTTGGGCGGTCTGGAAACGCGCGTTGGCACCTCGGGGATCTATGCCTTCCCGGGCGGTAATGCCGTGACGGGCGCGAGCCTGCTGGGTGATGTCGTCGAACCTGACGAGATCACATTGACCTTCCCCTGGTACTCCGTCCCGGGTGCGTTGGTGGGGACTCGCTTTGATCAATTCCCGGGGTCGCCGGCGGTGGTCAACAACCGCTACATCGTCTACAAGGGCAATTACACCGATCTGCTCGATGGTCTGGGTCGTACCGGCATCTACTTCCGCGATGTCGTGGCCTCCTCGCCCATCCCGTATACCGGGGTGATCGCGAACTCCAACATGCTGATCCCCAATCAGCCGATGGGAAGCACGGTGAAATTTGGCTCGACCGCGCCACCCAGTGCCGCCAATGGCTGGGTCTACTTCACCGGGCTGGATGTCGAGGAGGCACCAACACTGGGCGGCATCTACCGCGCTCCGATCGCATCGATGCCCACCTTGCAGACCATGGTGGGCATTGGTGATCAAGTGCCGGGTGAAGCTCCCGGGGCTGTTTTCACCAGTTTTGGTGAAGCCTTGTCCGTCAGCAGCGACGGCGACCAGTTCAGCTTCTGGGCGAGTTGGGGGACCGAGACCTTCCCGAAGCTGCTGCTGTGTCCGACCGATGGCAACCCCGACATCATTGCCTATTGCAATCAACAGCATCCGACGGGTTTGCTGGTCAATATCCCGGTCAATCAAGGCATCTTCGTGCATGTGGCCAGCAGCGGCCAGACACGCCAGATCGCGCGCACCCTGCGCGAGGGCATCAACGATTTCCTGTTCTGGAACTTCTCGGGGCGACCGCCCGGCGTAGGTGGCGGCACCGAGCCTGGCACCGAGCTGGCCCGGTGGCGGTCTTCAGCCTTTTCCACGCTGGCAGCGCGGCCGATGTCGCCGATCCAGGTGGTGTTCAAGGCCGAGCGCAACGCCACTCAGGGCCTGTACCTTAGAGAAGGATTCGGCACGCAAATGCCGCTGCGCACCGTTGCCGAAGTGGGGACCACCGTGGGAACGGACGTCGATCCCCTGGCGCCGGCAGGATCCTTGGTCAGCGCCGTCGGTGTTGAGCGGGACGCCTTCCGCAACGGTCGTCTTGCGATCACCGCCAGCATGCTCTATGTCGATCCGATCGATCCGGATATCACGGTTGGCTGGGCCGGCATCTACACCGCGCAGGTCGCCATCGACTCGGTGTTCCGTGACGGATTCGAGGACTGATCAAGCCCGAACTTGAACCCGTAGACCCTCACTTGCAGCCGGCGTCACCACCTCCAGCGTGGCGCCGGCTTTCTGTTTTTCGCTGATTGGCAGTCCCGCATGTCGTTTCAAGCCTCGCCCTGCGTACTCACTGGCAACCCCCAGTGCAAACGTGGAGCACTTTCATGCGTAGACGATTCTGGCCGGCTTGCGCCGTCCTTCTTGCCCTTGTCGTGTTGGCCGGTGTTGGCGCAAGCAAGGCTGACGCCGCCACCTACGTGGTCAACACCTTCGATGTGGATTTGCCAGATGCGAATACCGGTCTGGCCAATTGCGACGCCAACGCGGGTGTGCTCGGCGATCAATGCACCCTGCGCGCAGCCATCATGCAGGCCAATGCAGCGCCGGGCCAGGACACCATCGTGTTGCCGCTGGATGTCACCATCACGTTGACGCTGGGCGGCGTGGGTGGTGCCGAAAATGGCGATCTCGACATCACCGCGCCGGTGATCATTACCGGAATCAGCCTCGGTGCGCCGGCCGACGCCAGTCGCTTGCCGGTCATAGAAGCGCCGGCCAATGACCGCATCTTCGACATCACCCAGGGTGTGGCCGTGGAACTGCGCGGCCTGCAGTTGCGCAATGGCCAGCCCACCGGCGTGGCCGGAACCAATGGCGGCGCGCTGCGAGTGTTGTCGGCAACGGCACAGGTCCAGGTGGATCGCGTGCGCTTTTCGGACAACGACGCCGGCAACGGCGCGGCCGTGTCCAATGCCGGCACGCTCGAAATCCTGCTGTCCGACTTCGTGCGCAATCGCACCAGTGCCAATGGCGCTGCCATCTTCACCGCCAGTTCGGGCAGCACCAGCTTGCGGCAGAGCAGCATCCGCAGCATTCGCGACGACTCGGCGGTGGCAGAGGCCATCTATGCCGCCCAGGGCAGCACTTTGCTGGTCGAAAACAGTCTGATCGACGGCTCGCCGCCCTTTGTCGGCGCCACCGCAACCGGCGGCATCAATGCTGATCGCCCGGCCTCCTTGACCGTGCGCAACAGCACGCTCTCGGACTTCACGACCACGGCCTTCAACGCTGTCGCCGATGGCAGCAGCGCCATCCGCATCTACAACTCGATACTGGCCAACAGCGATGACACCGATTGCCGCATCGGCGTGATTGCCGGGCCGCCGCCGCTGGTGATGATCGAGACCAATCTGATCGAGAATCTGGTCGAGTGCACGCCACTGGCCGGCGCCGGGAACATCTCTACCCGTGATCCCTTGCTGGAGCCGCTGGCCAACCAGACGGCCAGCCTGGTCTGGTATCGCCAGCCGGTGTTCGGTTCTCCTGCCGTGGACGGTGGCATTTCCCCGAATCAATCGGGTGGTGATCCGGCCCGCTTGTGCACCAGTTTCGACCAGTTCGGCGCGCCGAGGCCACAGGATGGCGATGCCAATGGGCTGCCCCAGTGCGATGCCGGCGCCATCGAACGCTCCACGCTGACCTCCAGCATCTACACGGTCAACCAGTTCCTGATCGATGCCGTCGATGCCAATCCGGGCGACGATCACTGCGATATCGATGTGATCACGGCTGGCGATCAATGCACGCTGCGCGCCGCCGTGATGGAGGCCAATGCCAAGCCTGGCCCCGATGTGGTCGCGTTCATCGACAACGGCGTTGCCAATACCGTGGTCCTGGACATCGACGGTGTCGGTGGGGCTGGCGTCGGCGATCTCAATGTCACCGAGCAGCTCGCCTTCGACGGTCAGATCCGCGACGGCCGTCCGCTGACCACCATCAGCACCACGGTGGCCCAGCGCCTGTTCAACGTCGATGTGCCACTGGGGCAGCTGGTGCGTTTCAATCGCCTGCGACTGACCAACGGTGCAACCGGTGGGCTTGGTGGTGCCATTGCGGCCACCGGTGCCGGGACCGTCAACATCTTCGAATGCGAGTTCTTCGGCAACCATGCGGCGCAGGGCGGCGGCGCGGTGGCGGCCATCGGGGCCAGCTTGCAGCTGCACGATGCCGATTTCCACGACAACAGTGCCGATGACAAGGGTGGCGCACTGTACGCCACCGGCAGTGTGGACCTGCACGATTCCAGCTTCTGGAACAACAGCAACAATGCCGCGTCTCACCGCGAAGCCATCCGCCTGGAGGACGGTGTGGAGGGTCGGGTCGAGAATCTCACCCTCAGCAACAACAGTGGCGGCATTCGGCTGGTCAACTTCGCGGCGGTGATCGTGCGCGAGCTGACCATTGTCGACAACACCAGCACCGGACTGCGCGCCGAGCAGGCCCAGCCCTTCGGGCAGCTGCAGTTGCACGCCAATATCCTTTCCGGCAACGGCCTGGACTGCTCGGCCACGGCGGCCAACTATGGTGGCAGCTACAATCTGATCAACAGCGGCAGCTGTCCGGTCAGCAACGGCGACATCAACGGCAATCCTGGCCTGGCGCCGGCACTGACCCGACGCGATGGCAAGATCAGTCGCGTGCGCGTTCCGCTGGCCGGCAGCCCGGTGCTGGATGCGGTGCCCAACGGCACCGTGGCCTGTGCCGGTTCTGATCAGTATGGGAACAACCGGCCCACCGACACCGATGCCAACTCCGTGGCCGCCTGTGAAATCGGTGCCCTGGAATTGTTTCCGGCCGAGAACGCGCCGCAGGTGTTCACCGTGAATGTGTTCGACCAGGATCGCGATGACGTCAATCCCGGCGATACCCTGTGCGATACCTCCAGCGATGTCGGCCCGCAATGCACGCTGCGCGCGGCGATCATGGAGGCCAATGCGCTGCCAGGTGCCAACACGGTGCAGATCGTCACGCCGGCTGCCAGCCTGACGCTGACTCAGCCCAATGCCGGCGGCGCCGCCAGCGCTGCCCACGGCGATCTGGACATCACCGACGCCCTGTCGATCATCGGCGTCAGTGGCAGTCCGAATGTGCGGCCGATGATCCAGTCCAGCAGCGGTGATCGCATCTTCAACATCAACGCGCCGGGCGACAACGTGCTGATCCGCGGACTGCGACTGAGCGGTGGCACCACGCCGGGCACCGGTGGCGCCATCCGCGTGATCAATGCGGCCGATGTCCAGATCGATAGAGTCGAGATGTATGCCAATTCGGCCGATCAGGGCGGTGGTGCGGTGTCGGTGGTGGGCGGCGTGGTGACGCTGGATCGCGTTGACCTGCATGACAATGGCACCGCCGGCGAAGGCGCTGCAGTGCGCAATGCTTCTGATCTGACGATCCATGCTTCCAGTATCCGTGACAATCTGGATCTGCAGCCGGCAGGCCAGCGCGAGGCGGTGGCGGGTGTGGGCGGCGGCATCACCCGCATCCTCAACAGTACGCTGAGCGGCAACAATGGTCATGGCGTCGATGTCGACGACGGCACCCTGCAGATCGAGAACAGCTCGCTGATCGCCAACGACCGCCGCGGCATCGAGTTCCAGTCGCTGACCGGACGCACGCTGTTCCTGCGCAATACCGTGATCAGCGGCAATGCCGACGGCGCCTGCATCGCGCCAGGTCTGGGTGCGCCGACGATATCCACAGACGGCTACAACCTGGCTCAGGACAATGGCTGTCAGATCCACCTGGGCGGCTCCAATTTCATCAATGCCGATGCCGGCATCGGTGCGCTGGTGGTCGATCCGGCTCGTTTCAGTGCCTATTACCTGCCGCAGCCCGGCAGTCCGCTGATCGATGCGGGGCATCCGCTGGTGGGCGGATTGGGCTGCATCGAAACCGACCAGATCGGCAGCGCCCGACCCATCGACGGCGATGGCAACGGTCAGGCCCGTTGTGACATCGGCGCCATCGAAGCGCCCTTCGTGGCCTTGCCGGACCTGATGTTCAGCGACGGCTTCGAAGATTGATCCAACCAGGGCCGGTCGCGACCCAACGTCACGACCGGCCCAAGGTAGGAGCGACCCAACGTCGCGACCAGCTCTCCGTAGGAGCGACCTCGCGTCGCGACCAGCTCTTCGTATGAGCGACCTCGCGTCGCGACCGGCTCTTCGCAGGAGCGAGCTTGCGTCGCGACCGGCTCTTCGCAGGAGCGACCTCGCGTCGCGACCAGCTCTCCGTAGGAGCGACCTCGCGTCGCGACCGGAGACTCCATCAACCCCTGCAAACCGCGCTGACCGATTTCCCCAAACCATGAAAAGGACCACCCCCATGCACACCCTGTTTGACCGACTCGGCGGTGCGCCCGCCATCGAGGCCGCCGTCGATGCCTTCTACGGCCGCGTGCTGGCCGACCCGCTGCTCCGCCCGATGTTTGCGCAGGTGCCGATGGATCGGATGCGTGCCCATCAGCGCCGCTTCCTCGGATTTGCCTTCGGCGGCGCCTCCGAATACGCCGGGCGTGGCCTGACCCGTGCTCACGCCGGATTGGTCGCCGAACACGGTCTGGATCACCGCCATTTCGATGCCGTGCTCGATCATCTGGACGCTGCGTTGTGCAGCCTTGGAGTCGGCGCTGAACTGGTCGCGGAGGTTCGTGATGTCGCCGAATCAGTGCGGGCGGCGGTGCTCGGACCATGATCGTCGGCGTGTCGGCTGCTCGATCGGACTGGCCTTCAGTCCGCCTTCGACGCGGCGAAGCGGCTGAATTCTCCGGCGTCGAAATAGACGCCATGACAGCGATCGCAACGCTCTACCGTGATCGGTGTCGGCCCCGCCAGCGTGCTGTGGGTCAACATGCAATGACACACCGGACAGCTGATGCGGGTCAGGTGATTGTTGATCCGTCCGACTTCCACTGCACCGGAATCGATCACGACCGAGCCAGTCAGGGCCCGCAGTTGTTCATGCTCCAGTTGATCAAACCAGATCCCGTGACACTCCGTGCAACGGTCGACCTCGACACCGCCGAAGTACACGGCAGTCATTTCGGCGAGACATTTTGGGCACTGCATCAGCGTTCCCCGGTTGCGCTGTCGCTGCCACCGGGACGAACTGTACTCGCTACGCGCGTGTAGACAAGCCGCCGCCAGGGGCTGTGCGCGAGGCCGTCCGGGACTACCGCCGGAAGCGACGTGAGCACGGCATCGCTGCGCGCTTCGAGATCGAATGTCGTTTCCGCGGCTGCGCTGCGTATTGCATCATGGTTCCCCAAGAGTCGCCCACATCATGTTCAGATCCCTGGCTATAGCGCTCGTGGCAGCATGCGCGCTCCTCGGCGCCCCTCAACTGGATGCTCAGGTGCTGCCGCCAGTGGTGCCCGGCTTTGCCAATGTGCCGCAAACACCCGGCACCTTGCTGTCGCCCTTGATGGCGCCCAATCAGGGGCGTACTTCAATCCTGGCCTACCACAACGGCATCCTGTATTCGGTGCCGGAGTCGCCCGACAGCCTGGCCGGATCGGATCTGCAGGTGCGCAGCTGGTCTCTGACGGATCCGTCCTCGCCCCAGGAAACGGCGCAGCTGGGCATCACGCGACAACCGATCAATGCCCACGGCTATTACCAGCGCAATGCCGATCTGGTGCTCGGAGACACCTTCAATGGGCTCTCATGGACCTTCCGGGCCGGTGCTCCCGGCGTCAACCAGCGCATGGCTTTCCCCGGATTCCAGTGCGCCGGCGAGCGCGGCTGCCTGTTCTATCCGCATTTCGTCACACCAACTCTTTGGAGCTACGGTCCGCTCGATGGCACGGTGAGTCTGCAGCGTCTGGGACAGACGCTGGCCAGCTGGAATCTGCTCAGTGAGACCGGCGTGGTCGGTCATCCCTTCATCATCGGCAACCGACTGTACTTCGCCTCGGACATGACCCGCACTGGCGTCGCCAGCTATGACATCAGCGATCCGATGCAGCCGGTACTGCTGGATGTGCTGACCGCGGGTGGTCCGGGTGGTTATTGGCCGGAAATCTTCGGACTCGATGATCGGCTGTATCTGGTGTTTCCCTATCGCACCAATGGCAACGGCTTCCGGCTGGTCGACATCACCGATCCCACCGACCTGGCTTTCATCGGCGACTATCCGCTGCCCGGCGCCGAGGCCATGTATGCGCAGTTTCAGGACGAATACGCCTTCATCGGCGATCACAAGATCGATTTGCGCACTCGCCAATCGGTGCTGTATCTGGATGGCGCGCATCGACCGCGACCCGGTGGTGGCGTTGGCGTGGATACCAGTCAGTTCGCCTTACCGCTGGGCAATCTGCTGATCACCGGTGGCAGTGGCGAACATCAGGGCATGGCGGTGTGGGCGCATCAGGCCGAACCCGATACGCGCGGCCCCAGCGTGGGCTTTCATGTGCCCACCGATGGCCAGACCGGCTATCCCCTGGAGGCGCCGATCACGCTGCTGATTCACGAGACCCTGGAATCCAAGACCATCGTTCCCAGCGTTTCGCTGATCGTGCGGCCGCTGTCCGGTGCTGCCCTCGCGGGTCAGGTGACCTTTTCCTTCGATGACGTGCTGACGTTCACGCCCGATGCGCCGCTGACACCGAACACCACGTACGAGGTGCTGGTGGTGGCCGGTGGCATCAAGGATGCTGCGGGCAACGGCATCGAGGGCCTGCGTTTCGTGTTTTCCACCGGTGCTCATGTGACCGCTGATGAAGCGCCGGTGATCGATGCTTTCAACGCAGCTGGATCGCCGGCGCTGGTCGGCGCCAGTATCGAGTTCACGGTGGCAGCGCATGATCCGGAAGGGCAGGCGCTGGAGTATCGATTCGACGCCGGAGACGGCAGCCCGCGCAGCGACTGGACCACGCAGACGCTATACCCTCATGGCTACGCGGCTCCAGGGCATTTCCGCGCCATCATCCAATCCCGTGATCCCGGTGGTCGACTCGCCAGCGCCTCGCGCACTGTGACCGTGCTCAGTGCTTTCCCGGCGCCAGCGCCGGCCAGCGCGGCGCCCTTGGCCTGTCTGGACGATGGCAGTGTCGCCGTGGTCAATCCGGACAATGATTCGGTGGCGCGGATTGCCAGCGATGGCAGCAACGTGCTGGCTGAGCGCCAGAATGTCTGCGCCGATCCGCGCAGCGTGAGTGCCGTTGGTGCCGATCGCTTGTGGGTCAGTTGCCACGATGACGACCGCATCGTCATTTTGCGTCGTTCCGATTTGCTGCCGCAGGGTGAGATCGTGCTTTCCCATGGCAGTCGTCCGCATGATCTGGTGGCCACTGCCAACGGTGCCCAGGTCTATGTCAGCGCCTACGGTCGCGGTGAATTGTTGCGCTTCAATGCCAACACGCTGGCGCCCTCGGGAACGCTGGCCTTGGGCCCGGGATCGCGTGCACTGGCACTCGGTGCTGATGGTAATCGCATCTATGTTTCGCGCTTTCTGTCGCCGCGTGATCATGCCGAGATCTGGGAGGTCGATACCGGCACGCTGA
This genomic interval carries:
- a CDS encoding right-handed parallel beta-helix repeat-containing protein; the protein is MRRRFWPACAVLLALVVLAGVGASKADAATYVVNTFDVDLPDANTGLANCDANAGVLGDQCTLRAAIMQANAAPGQDTIVLPLDVTITLTLGGVGGAENGDLDITAPVIITGISLGAPADASRLPVIEAPANDRIFDITQGVAVELRGLQLRNGQPTGVAGTNGGALRVLSATAQVQVDRVRFSDNDAGNGAAVSNAGTLEILLSDFVRNRTSANGAAIFTASSGSTSLRQSSIRSIRDDSAVAEAIYAAQGSTLLVENSLIDGSPPFVGATATGGINADRPASLTVRNSTLSDFTTTAFNAVADGSSAIRIYNSILANSDDTDCRIGVIAGPPPLVMIETNLIENLVECTPLAGAGNISTRDPLLEPLANQTASLVWYRQPVFGSPAVDGGISPNQSGGDPARLCTSFDQFGAPRPQDGDANGLPQCDAGAIERSTLTSSIYTVNQFLIDAVDANPGDDHCDIDVITAGDQCTLRAAVMEANAKPGPDVVAFIDNGVANTVVLDIDGVGGAGVGDLNVTEQLAFDGQIRDGRPLTTISTTVAQRLFNVDVPLGQLVRFNRLRLTNGATGGLGGAIAATGAGTVNIFECEFFGNHAAQGGGAVAAIGASLQLHDADFHDNSADDKGGALYATGSVDLHDSSFWNNSNNAASHREAIRLEDGVEGRVENLTLSNNSGGIRLVNFAAVIVRELTIVDNTSTGLRAEQAQPFGQLQLHANILSGNGLDCSATAANYGGSYNLINSGSCPVSNGDINGNPGLAPALTRRDGKISRVRVPLAGSPVLDAVPNGTVACAGSDQYGNNRPTDTDANSVAACEIGALELFPAENAPQVFTVNVFDQDRDDVNPGDTLCDTSSDVGPQCTLRAAIMEANALPGANTVQIVTPAASLTLTQPNAGGAASAAHGDLDITDALSIIGVSGSPNVRPMIQSSSGDRIFNINAPGDNVLIRGLRLSGGTTPGTGGAIRVINAADVQIDRVEMYANSADQGGGAVSVVGGVVTLDRVDLHDNGTAGEGAAVRNASDLTIHASSIRDNLDLQPAGQREAVAGVGGGITRILNSTLSGNNGHGVDVDDGTLQIENSSLIANDRRGIEFQSLTGRTLFLRNTVISGNADGACIAPGLGAPTISTDGYNLAQDNGCQIHLGGSNFINADAGIGALVVDPARFSAYYLPQPGSPLIDAGHPLVGGLGCIETDQIGSARPIDGDGNGQARCDIGAIEAPFVALPDLMFSDGFED
- a CDS encoding group 1 truncated hemoglobin, whose protein sequence is MHTLFDRLGGAPAIEAAVDAFYGRVLADPLLRPMFAQVPMDRMRAHQRRFLGFAFGGASEYAGRGLTRAHAGLVAEHGLDHRHFDAVLDHLDAALCSLGVGAELVAEVRDVAESVRAAVLGP
- a CDS encoding zf-TFIIB domain-containing protein — its product is MTAVYFGGVEVDRCTECHGIWFDQLEHEQLRALTGSVVIDSGAVEVGRINNHLTRISCPVCHCMLTHSTLAGPTPITVERCDRCHGVYFDAGEFSRFAASKAD
- a CDS encoding Ig-like domain-containing protein; the encoded protein is MFRSLAIALVAACALLGAPQLDAQVLPPVVPGFANVPQTPGTLLSPLMAPNQGRTSILAYHNGILYSVPESPDSLAGSDLQVRSWSLTDPSSPQETAQLGITRQPINAHGYYQRNADLVLGDTFNGLSWTFRAGAPGVNQRMAFPGFQCAGERGCLFYPHFVTPTLWSYGPLDGTVSLQRLGQTLASWNLLSETGVVGHPFIIGNRLYFASDMTRTGVASYDISDPMQPVLLDVLTAGGPGGYWPEIFGLDDRLYLVFPYRTNGNGFRLVDITDPTDLAFIGDYPLPGAEAMYAQFQDEYAFIGDHKIDLRTRQSVLYLDGAHRPRPGGGVGVDTSQFALPLGNLLITGGSGEHQGMAVWAHQAEPDTRGPSVGFHVPTDGQTGYPLEAPITLLIHETLESKTIVPSVSLIVRPLSGAALAGQVTFSFDDVLTFTPDAPLTPNTTYEVLVVAGGIKDAAGNGIEGLRFVFSTGAHVTADEAPVIDAFNAAGSPALVGASIEFTVAAHDPEGQALEYRFDAGDGSPRSDWTTQTLYPHGYAAPGHFRAIIQSRDPGGRLASASRTVTVLSAFPAPAPASAAPLACLDDGSVAVVNPDNDSVARIASDGSNVLAERQNVCADPRSVSAVGADRLWVSCHDDDRIVILRRSDLLPQGEIVLSHGSRPHDLVATANGAQVYVSAYGRGELLRFNANTLAPSGTLALGPGSRALALGADGNRIYVSRFLSPRDHAEIWEVDTGTLTLQRTLRLPKFGGMANRDSTASGRGVANFLSDLAVSPGGQSLWLAATKPNVERGTLIGPDLDTDNTQRTVVAEISLGSGQLLRAIDVDNSDSAHALAFSPLGDYLYVALQGNDQLAVYDLLEQQTAQASGALRARLSTGGAPQGVCVSGNAVWSQNLLGRSVNRFDASQLYAAGEPLLPGVERNSASVELLPAQVLAGKRIFYRASDPRMSSEGYLSCASCHLDGDQDGRIWDFSGRGEGLRNTISLRGRAGMGHGKVHWSANFDEIQDFENDIRLAFGGSGFLTNPQFAATSDPLGAPKAGLNADLDALAAYVASLGAEHLPASAWRNADGSVSAQAQVGQGVFETLGCASCHTPPRYTRSPLAGLDLVNVGTLRDTSGHRLGGVLPGIDIPTLLDLPNTAPYLHDGSAVTLEAVFSATGGTVVPAESGTPTLGAYIENQYVDLNYDDTVRGRALVFLGDQGSRLSFSNVDGGVGGIGAIELRYSSAASSVELRVNGVAYPVNLANVGNPTFAQVNWRTARIDGVALQAGPNNSVVIERTAPFALVALDEMTISRPDELNLAQPHRAVLALSANDREALMRFLLELESSAVPMLDAIFGDDFEG